A DNA window from Ensifer sp. WSM1721 contains the following coding sequences:
- the asnB gene encoding asparagine synthase (glutamine-hydrolyzing): MCGFSGYFGSIRDGKALLERMAAAIAHRGPDEHGIFAAPDAGLGHVRLSIVGLGDGQQPMSDASGELTVAFNGEIFNYVELRDELRARGRRFRTSSDTEVILHLYDEMGEDCVSVLNGDFAFAIWDARRRRMMLARDRMGVRPLFHTIHGGTLYFASEVKALLAVPGVSAEIDPIALDQIFTLWAPIAPRTPFRNILELEPGHLMIADQRGVTTRSYWQLQFPDHHQASAYSDESGAAEELRALLTDATRIRMRADVPVGAYLSGGLDSSIVSALAAGMAPQGLRTFSVTFDSAEHDESAFQLEMAAALGTEHSAVACRAGDIAKVFPEVIRFTERPIIRAAPAPLYQLSRLVREAGLKVVLTGEGADEVFAGYDIFKEARVRRFCGRQPGSRIRPHLFRKLYPYLPGLKQQSPEYLAAFFGAGDESLDDPLFSHRPRLKGTAATKLFFSGDLRAELKDYEAADELIGRLPQEFGRWHPLHQAQYLESRFLLPGYILSSQGDRMAMAHGVEGRFPFLDHRLVEFAAKLPPEMKLKGLVEKHILRDATKDLLPPTIGRRVKQPYRAPDSHSFSGPGELDYVRDAMSENAIASRGLFNEKAVAKLYEKCRSRPASGFRDNAAFVGILSTQLWLQTFTGTSLGKAEAA, from the coding sequence ATGTGTGGCTTCAGCGGCTATTTTGGTTCAATACGAGACGGAAAAGCCCTTCTCGAAAGGATGGCGGCCGCAATCGCGCATCGTGGGCCCGACGAGCACGGCATCTTCGCCGCGCCGGACGCAGGCCTCGGCCATGTGCGCTTGTCCATCGTCGGGCTCGGCGACGGCCAGCAGCCGATGTCCGATGCGAGCGGCGAGCTCACGGTCGCCTTCAACGGCGAGATCTTCAATTATGTGGAGCTTCGCGACGAACTTCGCGCCAGAGGCCGCCGATTCCGCACGTCGAGCGACACGGAAGTCATCCTTCATCTCTATGATGAGATGGGCGAAGACTGCGTGTCGGTGCTCAACGGCGACTTTGCCTTTGCGATTTGGGACGCCCGCCGCCGCCGGATGATGCTGGCGCGCGACCGCATGGGCGTGCGGCCGCTTTTCCATACGATACACGGCGGCACGCTCTATTTCGCCTCGGAGGTCAAGGCGCTGCTTGCGGTTCCGGGCGTCTCGGCCGAGATCGACCCGATCGCGCTCGACCAGATCTTCACGCTGTGGGCGCCTATCGCGCCACGCACCCCCTTCCGCAATATCCTTGAGCTTGAACCGGGGCACCTGATGATCGCCGATCAGCGGGGCGTCACGACACGGTCTTACTGGCAGCTTCAGTTCCCGGATCACCATCAAGCCTCGGCGTATAGCGATGAGAGCGGCGCGGCGGAGGAACTGCGTGCCCTCTTGACCGATGCCACCCGAATCCGCATGCGCGCCGATGTCCCCGTCGGGGCCTATCTCTCGGGCGGCCTCGATTCCTCGATCGTCTCGGCTCTCGCGGCTGGCATGGCGCCACAGGGCCTTCGGACCTTTTCGGTCACCTTCGACAGCGCCGAACATGACGAAAGCGCTTTCCAGTTGGAAATGGCGGCAGCACTCGGGACTGAGCATAGCGCAGTCGCCTGCCGTGCCGGCGACATCGCCAAGGTTTTTCCCGAGGTGATCCGCTTCACGGAGCGTCCGATCATCCGCGCCGCACCTGCTCCGCTTTACCAATTGTCGCGCCTCGTGCGCGAGGCGGGTCTGAAGGTGGTGTTGACGGGCGAAGGAGCGGACGAAGTTTTTGCAGGCTACGACATCTTCAAGGAGGCGCGCGTGCGCCGTTTCTGCGGCCGGCAACCCGGTTCGCGCATCAGGCCGCATCTCTTCCGCAAACTCTATCCTTATCTGCCGGGCCTGAAACAGCAGTCGCCGGAGTATCTCGCGGCCTTCTTCGGAGCGGGCGACGAGTCGCTCGACGACCCGCTCTTCTCGCACCGCCCTCGGCTCAAGGGTACGGCTGCGACGAAGCTGTTCTTTTCCGGCGACCTGCGCGCCGAGTTGAAGGACTATGAAGCGGCCGACGAACTCATCGGCCGCCTACCTCAGGAATTCGGCCGCTGGCATCCGTTGCATCAGGCGCAGTATCTCGAAAGCCGCTTCCTGCTGCCCGGCTACATTCTCTCCAGCCAAGGCGACCGCATGGCCATGGCGCACGGCGTCGAGGGTCGCTTCCCCTTCCTCGATCATCGCCTTGTCGAGTTCGCCGCCAAGCTGCCGCCGGAGATGAAGCTGAAGGGCCTGGTGGAGAAGCACATTCTGCGCGACGCGACAAAGGATCTCTTGCCGCCCACGATCGGCAGGCGGGTGAAGCAGCCCTATCGCGCCCCCGACAGCCATTCCTTCAGCGGTCCGGGCGAACTCGATTACGTCCGCGACGCC
- a CDS encoding VOC family protein encodes MPKIVSHLWFAKDAGQAVDFYVSVIPNSALSGTTTVPAETPSGPPGSVKVIEFTLGDQNFIALDAGPLDPFNHAFSILVECDSQAEIDRIWDAFIGNGGEAEQCGWLKDRWGLSWQIAPRVLGEMMASSDREAARRATEVMLGMVKLDIAPLERAFRGEG; translated from the coding sequence ATGCCAAAGATTGTCTCGCATCTCTGGTTCGCGAAGGACGCAGGCCAAGCCGTCGATTTCTACGTCTCGGTCATCCCCAATTCCGCTTTATCCGGCACGACGACCGTGCCGGCCGAAACACCCAGCGGGCCGCCAGGCAGCGTCAAGGTGATTGAGTTCACGCTTGGCGACCAGAATTTCATTGCGCTCGACGCCGGCCCGTTAGATCCCTTCAACCACGCCTTCTCTATCCTGGTCGAATGCGACAGCCAGGCAGAGATCGATCGCATCTGGGACGCATTCATCGGCAACGGCGGCGAGGCGGAACAATGCGGCTGGCTGAAGGACCGCTGGGGTCTCTCCTGGCAGATCGCACCGCGGGTGCTGGGCGAGATGATGGCGAGCAGCGATCGCGAAGCGGCGAGACGTGCAACGGAGGTCATGCTCGGCATGGTCAAGCTCGATATCGCGCCGCTCGAGCGTGCGTTCCGCGGCGAGGGCTGA
- a CDS encoding aldo/keto reductase — protein sequence MIITRRAVVQGLGFAVSLPLMPRLTRGQAADIITRPIPKSGEPMPVVGLGTWITFNVGDDPVLKDECAAVIAAFFEGGGRMIDSSPMYGSSQPTIGHGLRKLGYPERLFSAEKVWISDSAGGAAQIEASRGYWGVGKFDLMQVHNLVSWEEHLPALFDMKAAGQLRYVGITTSEGRRHREIERVMASQPIDFVQITYNVLDREPEDRILPLAREKGIAVIVNRPFRQGDLIRQFEDAPLPEWVAETGARNWAQFLLKFIISHPAVTCAIPATTRVDHVRENLDAARGILPDETMRQRMVDYVEAL from the coding sequence ATGATCATCACGCGGCGCGCAGTCGTTCAGGGGCTTGGTTTTGCCGTTTCGCTGCCGCTCATGCCGCGGCTGACGAGGGGCCAGGCTGCCGACATCATTACCAGACCCATACCGAAAAGCGGAGAGCCTATGCCCGTGGTGGGCCTCGGCACCTGGATCACCTTCAATGTCGGAGACGATCCCGTGCTGAAGGACGAATGCGCCGCCGTGATCGCTGCCTTCTTCGAGGGCGGCGGCCGCATGATCGACTCCTCTCCGATGTACGGATCATCCCAGCCGACGATCGGCCACGGCTTGCGCAAGCTTGGTTACCCCGAGCGGCTGTTTTCGGCGGAGAAGGTCTGGATCTCCGACTCGGCGGGCGGAGCCGCACAGATCGAAGCGTCACGCGGCTATTGGGGCGTCGGCAAGTTCGATCTCATGCAGGTCCACAATCTCGTTTCCTGGGAGGAGCACCTGCCGGCTCTCTTCGACATGAAGGCGGCAGGACAATTGCGCTATGTCGGCATCACCACCTCTGAAGGGCGAAGGCATCGCGAGATCGAGCGCGTCATGGCGAGCCAGCCGATCGACTTCGTTCAGATCACCTACAATGTCCTCGATCGAGAGCCGGAGGACCGCATCCTGCCGCTGGCGCGGGAGAAGGGCATCGCGGTCATCGTCAACCGCCCGTTCCGGCAGGGCGACCTCATCCGCCAGTTCGAGGATGCGCCCCTGCCGGAATGGGTGGCCGAGACGGGCGCCCGCAACTGGGCGCAGTTCCTCTTGAAATTCATCATCTCGCACCCGGCCGTCACCTGCGCGATCCCCGCCACCACCCGCGTCGACCACGTGCGGGAGAACCTCGACGCCGCAAGAGGCATCCTGCCGGACGAGACAATGCGCCAGCGCATGGTCGACTATGTGGAAGCGCTGTGA
- a CDS encoding DUF6064 family protein has protein sequence MSDWATYTLADFLMFSPRVYFRLIERYNQTLWPLQLVFIAGALAVLVPAALHPSRVRIAVPSIFALAWAFCAWQFLWMRYASINWAMSYAAAAFFIEAGLLVLTALLAREPASVGGLRRYGGIGLAVFGLLAYPFIALLAGRSPAAAETFGMMPDPTVATTLGAMLMIGQRTLWLLLPIPIIWCAYSGLTLWAMEYPGALAPFAVIVATLVFVVARR, from the coding sequence ATGTCCGATTGGGCGACCTATACGCTTGCGGATTTCCTGATGTTCTCGCCGCGCGTCTATTTCCGGCTGATCGAGCGCTACAACCAGACGCTCTGGCCGCTGCAGCTTGTTTTTATCGCAGGCGCGCTTGCCGTGCTCGTTCCCGCGGCCCTGCACCCTTCCCGCGTCCGGATTGCGGTTCCCTCGATATTCGCGCTCGCATGGGCCTTCTGCGCCTGGCAATTCTTGTGGATGCGCTATGCCAGCATAAACTGGGCGATGTCTTACGCTGCGGCCGCCTTTTTTATCGAGGCGGGACTGCTGGTTCTCACCGCCCTCCTGGCACGCGAGCCCGCATCTGTGGGCGGCCTGCGCCGTTATGGCGGCATCGGTCTCGCTGTCTTCGGTCTGCTCGCCTATCCATTCATCGCCTTGCTGGCAGGCCGTTCGCCCGCCGCAGCCGAAACCTTCGGCATGATGCCGGATCCGACGGTTGCCACGACGCTTGGCGCCATGCTGATGATCGGCCAGAGGACACTGTGGCTGCTGCTGCCCATCCCGATCATATGGTGTGCTTACAGCGGCCTCACCCTTTGGGCGATGGAGTATCCGGGCGCCTTGGCGCCGTTTGCCGTGATCGTCGCCACCCTGGTCTTCGTAGTGGCCCGGCGGTGA
- a CDS encoding carbohydrate ABC transporter permease, protein MNTTTRIEDEVLTDTAEGMSYLNRLPRRIVVLYLPMAVFVFVLLFPFYWMAITAVKPNSQLTDYNNYSPFWVVAPTLDHIKYLLFETSYPGWLWNTMLVAVGSTILSLAASIFAAYAIERVRFTGARPVGLMIFLAYLVPPSILFIPLAFIVFKFGIYDSKLALIFTYPTFLIPFCTWLLMGYFRSIPFELEESALVDGATRWQILVKIILPLAVPGLISAGIFAFTLSWNEFIYALTFIQSSENKTVPVGVLTELVRGDVFEWGALMAGALFGSLPVVILYSFFVDYYVSSMTGAVKE, encoded by the coding sequence ATGAACACGACCACAAGAATCGAAGACGAGGTCCTCACCGATACCGCCGAAGGCATGAGCTATCTCAACCGCCTGCCGCGGCGGATCGTCGTTCTCTATCTGCCGATGGCGGTCTTCGTCTTCGTGCTGCTGTTCCCGTTCTATTGGATGGCGATCACCGCGGTGAAGCCGAACTCGCAGCTTACCGACTACAACAATTACAGCCCCTTCTGGGTGGTCGCGCCGACGCTCGATCATATAAAGTATCTGCTCTTTGAGACTTCCTATCCTGGATGGTTGTGGAACACGATGCTGGTTGCCGTTGGCTCCACCATTCTTTCGCTCGCAGCCTCGATTTTCGCGGCTTACGCGATCGAACGGGTACGCTTCACCGGGGCGCGGCCGGTGGGGCTGATGATCTTTCTCGCCTATCTGGTGCCGCCGTCGATCCTCTTCATCCCGCTTGCCTTCATCGTCTTCAAATTCGGGATCTACGATTCGAAGCTGGCGCTGATCTTCACCTATCCGACTTTCCTCATCCCCTTCTGCACCTGGCTGCTGATGGGCTATTTCCGCTCGATCCCGTTCGAACTCGAGGAGAGCGCACTGGTCGACGGGGCGACGCGCTGGCAGATCCTCGTCAAGATCATCCTGCCGCTCGCAGTCCCGGGGCTGATCTCGGCCGGCATCTTCGCCTTCACGTTGTCCTGGAACGAATTCATCTATGCGCTGACCTTCATCCAGTCGTCGGAGAACAAGACTGTGCCGGTCGGCGTGCTGACAGAACTGGTGCGCGGCGACGTCTTCGAATGGGGCGCGCTGATGGCGGGTGCGCTGTTCGGCTCGCTGCCGGTCGTCATTCTCTACTCGTTCTTCGTCGACTATTACGTCTCGTCGATGACGGGCGCGGTGAAGGAGTGA
- a CDS encoding carbohydrate ABC transporter permease, whose protein sequence is MSITSSENPPSTTTSLMQNNNVLGLLFMLPAAVFLICFLTYPLGLGVWLGFTDTRIGRDGIFIGLENYVFLARDSVFWLSVFNTLLYTFVASILKFALGLWLALLLNENLPFKSFFRAIVLLPWVVPTVLSALAFWWIYDSQFSIISWSLMQLGIIDGPINFLGDPTNARASVIAANVWRGIPFVAISLLAGLQTIPASLQEAASLDGATSWQRFRYVTLPMLTPIIAVVMTFSVLFTFTDFQLIYVLTKGGPVNATHLMATLSFQRGIPGGQLGEGAAIAVAMIPFLLAAIMFSFFGLQRRKWQQGGQD, encoded by the coding sequence ATGTCCATCACGTCGTCCGAAAACCCGCCATCCACCACGACCTCGCTGATGCAGAACAACAATGTGCTCGGCCTCCTGTTCATGCTGCCGGCGGCCGTCTTTCTCATCTGCTTCCTCACCTATCCGCTCGGCCTCGGCGTCTGGCTCGGCTTCACCGATACGCGCATCGGCCGCGACGGCATCTTCATCGGGCTGGAGAACTACGTTTTCCTTGCGAGAGATTCCGTTTTCTGGCTCTCGGTGTTCAACACGCTTCTCTATACCTTCGTCGCCTCGATCCTGAAGTTTGCGCTCGGCCTGTGGCTGGCGCTACTGCTCAACGAGAATCTGCCGTTCAAATCCTTCTTCCGCGCGATCGTGCTTCTGCCCTGGGTGGTGCCGACGGTACTTTCGGCCCTTGCCTTCTGGTGGATCTACGATTCCCAGTTCTCGATCATTTCCTGGTCGCTGATGCAGCTCGGCATTATAGATGGCCCGATCAACTTCCTCGGCGACCCGACGAACGCGCGCGCCTCGGTCATCGCCGCCAATGTCTGGCGCGGCATTCCCTTCGTCGCGATTTCGCTGCTCGCCGGCCTGCAGACGATCCCGGCGTCGCTGCAGGAGGCCGCCTCGCTCGACGGCGCCACGAGCTGGCAGCGCTTCCGCTATGTAACCCTGCCGATGCTGACGCCGATCATCGCCGTCGTAATGACCTTTTCGGTGCTCTTCACCTTCACCGATTTCCAGTTGATCTACGTCTTGACCAAGGGCGGGCCGGTCAATGCCACGCATCTGATGGCGACGCTTTCTTTCCAGCGCGGCATTCCGGGTGGGCAGCTCGGCGAGGGGGCGGCGATCGCGGTTGCCATGATCCCGTTCCTGCTCGCCGCCATCATGTTCAGTTTCTTCGGCCTGCAGCGCCGCAAATGGCAGCAGGGCGGCCAGGATTGA
- a CDS encoding ABC transporter substrate-binding protein has translation MPIKRRDFLAGSAALAGIAGLSPLGVRPSFAQAAEPSYKPEEGASLRLLRWTPFVKGDEDAWLANTKKFTEATGVEVRIDKESWEDIRPKAAVAANVGSGPDMVMCWFDDAHQYPDKLVDVTELANYLGNKYGGWYDGVKGYATRDDKFIAMPLTAIGNAVCYRDSHMKAAGFSEFPKDTAGFLELCKAMKAKGTPAGFPHGKAVGDGNNYAHWLLWSHGGKMVDESGKVTVNSPETLAAINYAKQLYETFIPGTESWLDINNNRAFLAGQVSLTANGVSLYYAAKKDAALAELASDIRTTNFPIGPVGQSVELHQTSSILLFNHSKYPEAAKAYIKFMMEGDQMNAWIEGSSAYCCQPLKAFANNPVWTADPIHAPYAKASETLRPNGYAGPLGYASAGVMADYVLVDMFATAVTGQMTPEDAMAEAERRANRYYRV, from the coding sequence ATGCCGATAAAAAGACGTGACTTTCTCGCAGGTTCCGCGGCGCTTGCCGGTATAGCGGGCCTGTCGCCGCTCGGGGTCCGCCCATCCTTCGCGCAAGCCGCCGAGCCGAGCTACAAGCCGGAAGAGGGCGCAAGCCTCAGGCTTCTCAGATGGACGCCCTTCGTCAAGGGCGACGAGGATGCCTGGCTCGCCAATACCAAGAAGTTCACCGAGGCAACCGGCGTCGAGGTCCGCATCGACAAGGAGAGCTGGGAGGACATCAGGCCGAAGGCCGCCGTCGCCGCGAATGTCGGCTCCGGCCCGGACATGGTGATGTGCTGGTTCGACGATGCGCATCAATATCCGGACAAGCTCGTCGACGTCACCGAGCTCGCCAATTATCTCGGCAACAAATATGGCGGTTGGTACGACGGCGTAAAGGGCTATGCGACCCGCGACGACAAGTTCATCGCCATGCCGCTGACCGCGATCGGCAACGCGGTCTGCTACCGCGACAGCCACATGAAGGCCGCGGGCTTCAGCGAGTTCCCGAAGGATACGGCTGGCTTCCTCGAGCTCTGCAAGGCGATGAAAGCCAAGGGCACGCCGGCCGGCTTCCCGCACGGCAAGGCCGTCGGCGACGGCAACAACTATGCCCATTGGCTGCTCTGGAGCCACGGCGGCAAGATGGTCGACGAGAGCGGCAAGGTCACGGTCAACAGCCCGGAGACGCTGGCAGCGATCAACTATGCAAAACAGCTCTACGAGACCTTCATTCCGGGCACCGAAAGCTGGCTCGACATCAACAACAACCGCGCCTTCCTGGCTGGCCAGGTTTCGCTGACGGCGAACGGCGTTTCGCTGTACTATGCGGCCAAGAAGGATGCGGCGCTCGCGGAACTCGCGTCGGACATCCGCACGACCAACTTCCCGATCGGCCCCGTCGGCCAGAGCGTCGAACTGCATCAGACGAGTTCGATCCTGCTCTTCAACCACAGCAAATATCCGGAAGCCGCCAAGGCCTACATCAAGTTCATGATGGAAGGCGACCAGATGAATGCCTGGATCGAAGGCTCGAGCGCCTATTGCTGCCAACCGTTGAAAGCTTTCGCCAACAACCCGGTCTGGACGGCTGATCCGATCCACGCGCCCTATGCAAAGGCTTCCGAGACCTTGCGTCCGAACGGATATGCAGGTCCCCTCGGCTATGCCTCGGCAGGCGTGATGGCCGACTATGTGCTGGTCGACATGTTCGCCACCGCCGTCACCGGCCAGATGACGCCGGAAGACGCGATGGCCGAGGCAGAGCGGCGGGCAAACCGCTACTATCGCGTCTGA
- a CDS encoding ABC transporter ATP-binding protein yields MAGVDFIDVRKSFGAFPVIKGVNIEIEDGEFVILVGPSGCGKSTLLRMLAGLENITAGEIRIGDRVVNRLPPKDRDIAMVFQNYALYPHMTVADNMAFSLMLAGRPKAEIDKRVGVAAEILGLSKLLDRYPRQLSGGQRQRVAMGRAIVRDPQVFLFDEPLSNLDAKLRVAMRGEIKELHQRLKTTTVYVTHDQIEAMTMADKIVVMHDGIVEQLGAPLDLYDNPANLFVAGFIGSPAMNMIHGRLHPEDPAAFMTADGTALPVARPAAAARGRDLVYGLRPEYMALDPNGLPAEVVVIEPTGYETQMIARLGGNDVTCVFRERVTAKPGETIHLSIDGAHVHLFDAETGRRLFD; encoded by the coding sequence ATGGCAGGCGTGGATTTCATCGATGTCAGGAAGTCCTTCGGTGCTTTTCCGGTCATCAAGGGCGTGAACATCGAAATCGAGGATGGCGAGTTCGTTATTCTCGTCGGTCCGTCCGGCTGCGGAAAGTCGACCTTGCTCAGAATGCTGGCGGGACTCGAGAACATCACCGCCGGCGAGATCCGCATCGGCGACCGGGTGGTCAACCGGCTGCCGCCGAAGGACCGCGACATCGCCATGGTGTTCCAGAACTACGCGCTCTATCCGCACATGACGGTCGCCGACAACATGGCCTTCTCGCTGATGTTGGCGGGCAGGCCGAAGGCCGAGATCGACAAGCGCGTCGGCGTGGCGGCGGAAATCCTCGGCCTGTCGAAACTGCTCGACCGCTATCCGCGCCAGCTTTCCGGCGGCCAGCGCCAGCGCGTTGCCATGGGCCGGGCGATCGTGCGTGATCCGCAGGTGTTTCTTTTCGACGAGCCGCTTTCTAACCTTGATGCGAAGCTGCGCGTCGCTATGCGCGGCGAGATCAAGGAGTTGCACCAGCGGCTGAAGACGACGACCGTCTACGTCACTCACGACCAGATCGAAGCGATGACTATGGCCGACAAGATCGTCGTCATGCACGACGGCATCGTCGAGCAGCTCGGCGCGCCGCTCGATCTCTATGACAATCCCGCCAATCTCTTCGTCGCCGGCTTCATCGGTTCGCCCGCGATGAACATGATCCACGGACGGCTTCACCCCGAAGATCCGGCGGCCTTCATGACCGCGGACGGCACGGCGCTGCCCGTCGCCCGGCCGGCTGCAGCCGCTCGCGGCCGTGATCTCGTCTACGGCCTCAGGCCCGAATACATGGCCCTCGATCCGAACGGTCTGCCCGCCGAGGTCGTGGTCATCGAACCGACTGGCTATGAGACGCAGATGATCGCCAGGCTGGGTGGCAACGACGTAACCTGTGTGTTTCGCGAGCGGGTGACTGCCAAGCCCGGCGAGACGATCCATCTTTCGATCGACGGCGCCCATGTGCACCTGTTCGACGCCGAAACGGGGCGGCGACTGTTCGACTGA
- a CDS encoding SDR family oxidoreductase has protein sequence MARAVRSGEGKIALVTGGGTGVGRGIAKALSAEGYSLVITGRRPDVLERAAGGISAGPGSVVRAIACDVGNPDQVAALFGAIQAEFGRLDLLVNNAGSNVPPVPLEEVTFEQWSGILAANLTGAFLCTQQAFRLMKVQDPRGGRIINNGSISASTPRPNSAPYTATKHAITGLTKSTALDGRPFDIACGQIDIGNAATDMTQKMNTGVLQASGEIAAEPTIPVEHVAEAVVYMASLPLSANVLTMTVMATKMPLVGRG, from the coding sequence ATGGCGCGAGCTGTAAGGTCGGGCGAAGGAAAGATCGCGCTGGTGACAGGCGGCGGCACCGGCGTCGGACGCGGCATCGCCAAAGCGCTGAGCGCAGAAGGCTATAGCCTCGTCATCACCGGACGCCGTCCGGACGTGCTGGAACGGGCAGCCGGCGGGATTTCAGCGGGGCCCGGCAGCGTCGTGCGCGCAATCGCCTGCGACGTCGGCAACCCGGATCAGGTCGCAGCGCTGTTCGGAGCGATCCAGGCGGAATTCGGCCGGCTCGATCTTCTCGTCAACAATGCCGGCTCGAACGTGCCACCGGTGCCGCTCGAAGAGGTGACCTTCGAGCAATGGAGCGGCATCCTCGCGGCGAACCTCACAGGCGCCTTCCTCTGCACGCAGCAAGCGTTTCGGCTGATGAAGGTTCAGGATCCGCGAGGCGGGCGGATCATCAACAACGGCTCGATTTCGGCGTCGACGCCCCGGCCCAACTCCGCGCCCTACACGGCAACCAAGCATGCGATCACCGGGCTCACCAAGTCGACCGCGCTCGATGGGCGGCCATTCGACATCGCCTGCGGCCAGATCGACATCGGCAATGCGGCGACGGATATGACGCAAAAGATGAACACCGGCGTTCTGCAGGCCAGCGGCGAGATCGCCGCCGAGCCGACGATACCGGTCGAGCACGTCGCCGAGGCCGTCGTCTACATGGCGAGCCTGCCGCTCTCGGCCAATGTGCTGACGATGACGGTGATGGCGACAAAGATGCCGCTGGTCGGTCGCGGATAG
- the denD gene encoding D-erythronate dehydrogenase: MHIMVIGAAGMIGRKLVEKLAAEPDALGRNIEKVTLADVVEPSAPPAFSSMSTTLALDLSTEGSAERLASSRPDVIFHLAAIVSGEAEADFDKGYRVNLDGTRALFDAIRAESRKEPYFPRVIFASSIAVFGQPFPEKIGDEFFTTPLTSYGTQKAICELLLADYTRRGLFDGIGIRLPTICIRPGQPNKAASGFFSNILREPLAGKEAILPVEENVRHWFASPRSAVGFFLHAARMDTSLIGPRRNLTMPGLSALVGEEIEALGRIAGQKAVGLIRREPDPVIAAIVSGWPTNFDARRARELGFTAESNFDEIIRIHIEDELGGRI; the protein is encoded by the coding sequence ATGCATATCATGGTCATAGGCGCGGCCGGCATGATCGGCCGCAAACTGGTCGAGAAGCTCGCCGCCGAGCCGGATGCGCTCGGCCGGAACATCGAAAAAGTGACGCTGGCGGACGTGGTTGAGCCCTCGGCCCCGCCGGCCTTTTCTTCGATGTCGACAACCCTCGCGCTCGATCTCTCGACGGAAGGCAGCGCCGAGCGGCTCGCGTCGTCTCGACCCGACGTGATCTTTCATCTTGCCGCGATCGTCTCCGGCGAGGCGGAGGCGGATTTCGACAAGGGCTACCGTGTCAATCTCGACGGCACGCGTGCGCTTTTCGACGCCATCCGCGCCGAGAGCCGCAAGGAGCCTTACTTCCCGCGCGTCATCTTTGCCTCCTCGATAGCCGTTTTCGGCCAGCCTTTCCCGGAAAAGATTGGCGACGAGTTCTTCACGACGCCGCTCACGAGCTACGGCACGCAGAAGGCGATCTGCGAATTGCTGCTTGCCGACTATACGAGGCGCGGCCTGTTCGACGGCATCGGCATCCGTCTGCCGACCATCTGCATTCGCCCCGGCCAGCCCAACAAGGCCGCCTCCGGCTTCTTTTCGAATATCCTGCGCGAGCCGCTCGCCGGCAAAGAAGCTATACTGCCGGTGGAGGAAAACGTCCGCCACTGGTTCGCGAGCCCGCGTTCGGCCGTGGGATTCTTCCTGCATGCGGCGCGGATGGATACGAGCCTCATCGGGCCGCGACGCAATTTGACGATGCCTGGCCTCTCGGCGCTGGTGGGCGAAGAGATCGAGGCACTCGGGCGCATCGCCGGCCAGAAGGCCGTCGGCCTCATCCGCCGCGAGCCGGATCCGGTCATTGCCGCGATCGTCTCCGGATGGCCGACGAATTTCGATGCGCGTCGTGCGCGCGAGCTCGGCTTCACGGCTGAAAGCAATTTCGACGAGATCATCCGGATCCATATCGAGGACGAGCTCGGAGGGAGGATCTGA
- a CDS encoding FadR/GntR family transcriptional regulator, whose protein sequence is MIGSPILTQMPKVGRGLDRRTAREMIAEKLMVLVATNMLRPGDELPGERELANVLHVSRETVRGAIQILAARGIIEVSQGSRSRVADVDLSDVTVTIASPNAIDSYDLEDVHAARLHIELRVVGDAAENIDDETLSKLESLLEAQKLAGNDAMRFLICDREFHVAIYRACGNPLLADFVTDLYTYMMDYRRSAMSRPGAIEASYADHSEIVAALRRRDRDAVVAAFHHHLIRIYETTKDLLAGKEAGGKKQKQKGT, encoded by the coding sequence ATGATTGGCAGTCCGATACTCACGCAGATGCCAAAGGTGGGGCGAGGCCTGGACCGCCGCACGGCCCGTGAGATGATTGCCGAGAAGCTGATGGTGCTGGTTGCGACCAATATGCTCAGGCCCGGAGACGAGCTCCCTGGCGAACGCGAACTCGCCAATGTGCTGCATGTCAGCCGCGAGACGGTGCGGGGCGCGATCCAGATACTGGCCGCGCGCGGGATCATCGAGGTGTCGCAGGGAAGCCGCAGCCGGGTCGCCGATGTGGATCTCAGCGACGTCACCGTAACCATCGCCTCGCCCAACGCCATCGACAGCTACGATCTCGAGGACGTTCACGCTGCAAGGTTGCACATTGAGCTCAGGGTGGTGGGTGACGCGGCCGAGAACATCGATGACGAGACGTTGAGCAAGCTCGAAAGCCTGCTCGAAGCGCAGAAGCTTGCAGGAAACGACGCGATGCGCTTCCTGATCTGCGACCGCGAGTTCCACGTCGCGATCTACCGGGCCTGCGGCAATCCGCTGCTCGCCGATTTCGTGACCGACCTTTACACCTATATGATGGACTACCGGCGCAGCGCCATGTCGCGGCCGGGCGCGATCGAGGCCAGCTACGCGGATCACAGCGAAATCGTCGCTGCGCTGAGACGGCGGGATCGTGATGCGGTGGTCGCCGCCTTTCACCATCATCTCATTCGCATTTATGAGACGACCAAGGATCTCCTCGCCGGCAAGGAGGCCGGCGGGAAGAAGCAGAAGCAGAAAGGGACCTGA